One region of Oryza glaberrima chromosome 7, OglaRS2, whole genome shotgun sequence genomic DNA includes:
- the LOC127780671 gene encoding probable carboxylesterase 15, producing the protein MASLSDPNAPPPHVVEDCRGALQLLSDGTVVRAAAAPPPFHVRLDINDGRVEWKDAVYDAAHGLGVRMYRPAATGGAEEKLPVVVYFHGGGFCIGSCTWPNFHAGCLRLAAELPAVVLSFDYRLAPEHRLPAAHEDAAAALIWLRDQLLSDPWLADAADARKVFVSGESAGGNFAHHLAVRFGAAGLDPVRVAGYVLLMPAFISERPTPSELAAPATAFLTRDMCDRYCRLALPAGADKDHPLVNPFGPASRSLEAADVGRVLVVAADGDLLRDKNVEYAERMKAMGKDVELVVFAGEEHAFFGVKPMSAATGELVEVIRRFIAGAAA; encoded by the coding sequence ATGGCGTCGTTGTCTGACccgaacgcgccgccgccgcacgtcgtCGAGGACTGCCGCGGCGCGCTGCAGCTGCTCAGCGACGGCACGGttgtccgcgccgccgcggcgccgccgccgttccacGTACGCTTGGACATCAACGACGGCCGCGTCGAGTGGAAGGACGCCGTGTACGACGCCGCCCACGGCCTCGGCGTCCGCATGTacaggccggcggcgacggggggaGCGGAGGAGAAGCTGCCGGTGGTGGTGTACTTCCATGGCGGCGGCTTCTGCATCGGCTCCTGCACCTGGCCCAACTTCCACGCCGgctgcctccgcctcgccgccgagctccccgCCGTGGTGCTCTCCTTCGACTACCGCCTCGCGCCGGAGCACCGCCTGCCCGCCGCGCacgaggacgcggcggcggcgctcatcTGGCTCCGCGACCAGCTCCTCTCCGACCCATGGCTCGCCGACGCGGCCGACGCGCGCAAGGTGTTCGTCTCGGGGGAATCCGCCGGCGGCAACTTCGCGCACCACCTCGCCGTGCGGTTCGGCGCGGCGGGGCTGGACCCGGTGAGGGTCGCCGGGTACGTCCTCCTCATGCCGGCGTTCATCTCGGAGAGGCCGACGCCGTCGGAGctggcggcgccggccaccgcgtTCCTGACGCGCGACATGTGCGACCGCTACTGCCGCCTCGCGctgcccgccggcgccgacaaGGACCACCCGCTCGTCAACCCGTTCGGGCCGGCGAGCCGGAGCCTGGAGGCGGCGGACGTCGGCCGCGTGctggtggtcgccgccgacggcgacctcCTCAGGGACAAGAACGTCGAGTACGCGGAGCGGATGAAGGCGATGGGGAAGGACGTGGAGCTGGTGGtgttcgccggcgaggagcacgCGTTCTTCGGCGTGAAGCCAATGTCGGCGGCCACTGGCGAGCTCGTCGAGGTCATCAGGCGgttcatcgccggcgccgccgcgtaa
- the LOC127780670 gene encoding probable carboxylesterase 15 has product MSSSSSSPAPPHVVEDCLGIVQLLSDGTVTRSGDYSSISLMRDVPIDLPVQWKDVVYDAGRGLRLRMYAPANHGGEEGKLPVLVYFHGGGFCIASFELPNFHAGALRLAGELPAVVLSADYRLAPEHRLPAAYEDAVAVLSWLRGQAAAAADPWLAASADFERVFVCGDSCGGNIAHHLTVGCGSGDIALDAARLAGCVMLWPYFGGEARMPSEAPPPPPEGDASPSAMGITLFDQMWRLALPAGATRDHPAANPFGPESPPLDGVAFPPVLIVDPELDVLRDRVADYAARLEAMGKRVELVKFEGQGHGFFVLDPMSEASGELVRVVRRFVHAG; this is encoded by the coding sequence atgtcgtcgtcgtcttcctcgccggcgccgccgcacgtcGTCGAGGACTGCCTCGGCATCGTGCAGCTACTCAGCGACGGCACGGTGACGCGTTCCGGCGACTACTCCAGCATCTCGCTCATGCGCGACGTCCCGATCGACCTGCCCGTCCAGTGGAAGGACGTCGTCTACGACGccggccgcggcctccgcctccgcatgtacgcgccggcgaaccacggcggcgaggaggggaagcTTCCGGTGCTCGTCtacttccacggcggcggcttctgCATCGCCAGCTTCGAGCTGCCCAACTTCCACGCCGgcgcgctccgcctcgccggcgagctcccggcCGTCGTGCTCTCCGCCGACTACCGCCTCGCCCCCGAgcaccgcctccccgccgcgtaCGAGGACGCCGTGGCCGTCCTCTCGTGGCTCCGcggccaggccgccgccgccgccgacccgtgGCTCGCCGCGTCGGCCGACTTCGAGAGGGTGTTCGTCTGCGGCGACTCGTGCGGCGGCAACATCGCGCACCACCTCACCGTCGGCTGCGGCTCCGGCGACATCGCGCTCGACGCGGCGAGGCTCGCCGGGTGCGTGATGCTCTGGCCATActtcggcggcgaggcgaggatgCCAtccgaggcgccgccgccgccgccggagggcgacgcgtcgccgtcggcgatgGGCATCACGCTGTTCGACCAGATGTGGCGGCTGGCGCTGCCGGCGGGGGCGACGAGGGACCACCCGGCGGCGAACCCGTTCGGGCCGGAGAGCCCGCCGCTCGACGGCGTCGCGTTCCCGCCGGTGCTCATCGTGGACCCCGAGCTGGACGTGCTCCGCGACCGCGTCGCCGACTACGCGGCGAGGCTGGAGGCCATGGGGAAGCGCGTCGAGCTCGTCAAGTTCGAAGGGCAGGGCCATGGCTTCTTCGTGCTCGACCCCATGAGCGAGGcctccggcgagctcgtccGCGTCGTCAGGCGCTTCGTGCACGCCGGCTAG